Proteins co-encoded in one Azospirillum brasilense genomic window:
- a CDS encoding DUF4167 domain-containing protein, producing MRQGPNSRRSRGRGNGGGGGGGGGGGGGGGNRRQNVPLRHQTFDSNGPDVRIRGNAWQVHEKYLALARDASSSGDRVQAENYLQHAEHYFRIINQIQESENRQRGNAGAAGLGPQPSLGGSAEDEDGGEMGDESEAAADERTPMSA from the coding sequence ATGAGACAAGGACCGAACTCCAGGCGCTCGCGCGGTCGTGGCAACGGCGGCGGTGGTGGCGGAGGTGGCGGCGGCGGAGGTGGCGGTGGCAACCGCCGGCAGAACGTTCCGCTGCGTCACCAGACCTTCGACAGCAATGGTCCGGACGTGCGCATCCGCGGCAACGCGTGGCAGGTCCATGAAAAGTATCTGGCGCTGGCCCGCGACGCCTCCTCGTCCGGCGACCGCGTCCAGGCGGAAAACTACCTTCAGCATGCGGAGCACTATTTCCGCATCATCAACCAGATCCAGGAATCCGAGAACCGCCAGCGCGGCAACGCCGGCGCCGCGGGCCTCGGCCCGCAGCCCAGCCTGGGCGGTTCGGCGGAGGACGAGGACGGCGGCGAGATGGGCGACGAGTCCGAGGCTGCCGCCGACGAACGCACCCCGATGAGCGCCTGA
- a CDS encoding endonuclease domain-containing protein, translating into MRNSKLKYRARDLRTQPTDAERTLWRQLRSEQLSGWKFRRQHPIPPYIADFACIQAKLVVEVDGGQHADSAYDSARDEHLRHHGWRILRFWNNDVLNNPEGVAATILAAIGGPKLPQGD; encoded by the coding sequence ATGCGAAACTCCAAGCTGAAATACCGCGCTCGTGACCTGCGCACTCAGCCCACCGACGCCGAACGGACGCTCTGGCGCCAATTGCGCAGCGAACAGCTCAGCGGATGGAAATTTCGCCGTCAGCACCCCATTCCCCCCTACATCGCCGATTTCGCCTGCATCCAAGCCAAGCTGGTTGTCGAAGTCGATGGCGGTCAGCACGCCGACTCCGCTTACGACTCCGCCCGGGACGAGCATTTGCGGCACCATGGCTGGCGAATCCTGCGCTTCTGGAACAACGACGTGCTGAACAACCCGGAGGGCGTGGCGGCGACGATCCTCGCCGCCATCGGCGGGCCGAAACTCCCACAAGGAGATTGA
- the prmC gene encoding peptide chain release factor N(5)-glutamine methyltransferase, giving the protein MTITLHQLRRTAEARLREAGVDTPDLDARLLVEHALGLTRHDLFTRANDAIPEPDAARLLALVERRAAREPVGRILGHREFWTIDLALNPDTLEPRPDTETLVEAVLKTLSDRNAPLRLLDLGTGTGCILLALLAELPNASGLGVDLSPGAVAAATENAARNGLAERARFQTGNWGAGLDERFAVVVSNPPYIPSADIAALDPEVREHDPLRALDGGADGLDAYRIIAAQTPDLLQPGGLAGLEVGQGQAADVAGLLTAAGLEPAGVFRDLGGVERCVLGWKRS; this is encoded by the coding sequence ATGACCATCACGCTTCACCAACTCCGCCGCACCGCTGAGGCCCGCCTGCGCGAGGCCGGGGTGGACACGCCCGACCTCGACGCGCGCCTGCTCGTCGAGCACGCGCTGGGCCTCACCCGCCACGACCTGTTCACCCGGGCCAACGACGCCATCCCCGAGCCCGACGCGGCGCGCCTCCTCGCCCTGGTCGAGCGCCGGGCGGCGCGGGAGCCGGTGGGGCGCATCCTCGGCCATCGCGAGTTCTGGACGATCGACCTCGCCCTCAACCCCGACACCCTCGAACCCCGGCCCGACACCGAGACGCTGGTCGAGGCGGTGCTGAAGACCCTGTCCGACCGCAACGCCCCGCTGCGGCTGCTCGACCTCGGCACCGGGACCGGCTGCATCCTGCTGGCCCTGCTGGCGGAACTGCCCAACGCCAGCGGCCTCGGCGTCGACCTCAGCCCCGGTGCGGTGGCCGCCGCCACCGAGAACGCGGCGCGCAACGGGCTGGCGGAGCGGGCGCGCTTCCAGACCGGCAACTGGGGCGCCGGGCTGGACGAGCGGTTCGCCGTCGTCGTCTCCAACCCGCCCTACATCCCCAGCGCCGACATCGCCGCCCTCGATCCGGAGGTGCGCGAGCACGATCCGCTGCGCGCGTTGGACGGTGGTGCCGACGGGCTGGACGCCTACCGGATCATCGCCGCGCAGACGCCGGACCTGCTCCAGCCGGGCGGTCTGGCCGGGCTGGAGGTCGGGCAGGGGCAGGCGGCGGACGTGGCCGGGCTGCTGACCGCTGCCGGGCTGGAGCCGGCGGGCGTCTTCCGCGATCTGGGCGGCGTGGAACGCTGCGTCCTGGGGTGGAAGCGGTCGTGA